From a region of the Thiorhodovibrio winogradskyi genome:
- a CDS encoding ABC transporter ATP-binding protein produces MVDQVSKEADAVLEVRGLRTQLGGAARTVTVVDGIDLRIAPGETLALLGESGCGKSMTALSLMRLLPLGGRIVAGSVRVAGQELLSLPERDMRALRGGRLAMIFQEPQTSLNPVLRVGTQVAEAVRVHEGMERARVPERVVELLRAVGIPDPERRAEEYPHQLSGGMKQRVMIAMALAGDPRLLIADEPTTALDVTIQAQVLQLLKGLQRDTGMAVLLITHDLGVVAETADRLAVMYAGQIVEQASCTAFFAAPAHPYSRKLLESLPTAAKRGDALAMIPGRVPPLDQPFSGCRFAPRCELALESCATTLPDWHQAGLDHRVRCLLWREGQPAFSLAPAAAVELGETSTPAPVAPVAPVAKHAPLKGTGQPLLHAKGLQVWFPIRRGLFKRVVGHVRAVDGVDLALKAGETLALVGESGCGKTTVGKGLLRLERPTGGQVLYQDEDLATLASGRMRRLRKDLQIIFQDPFASMNPRMLIGDIVGEGLQALGMEPSAARRRERVAVLLERVGIGAEAMTRYPHEFSGGQRQRICIARALAVEPKVIVCDEPTSALDVSVQAQILNLLKSLQQDFGIAYLFITHNIAVVSYLAQQVAVMYLGRIVEQGPAEAVLGDPRHPYTRALLSAVPSIDQDSGREVIRLSGDMPSPTKPPSGCHFHPRCPQARPECACAYPDAVPLGAGRQARCLPEIVTDSAPRL; encoded by the coding sequence ATGGTTGATCAAGTCAGCAAAGAAGCGGATGCCGTGCTGGAAGTGCGTGGTCTGCGGACCCAGCTTGGCGGCGCGGCGCGGACGGTGACCGTGGTCGATGGCATTGATCTGCGCATCGCGCCGGGGGAGACCTTGGCGTTGCTCGGCGAGTCCGGCTGCGGCAAATCCATGACGGCGCTATCGCTGATGCGCCTGCTGCCGTTGGGCGGTCGCATTGTCGCCGGTTCTGTGCGTGTGGCAGGGCAGGAGCTCCTGAGTCTGCCGGAGCGCGACATGCGTGCGTTGCGCGGCGGGCGTCTGGCGATGATTTTTCAGGAGCCACAAACCTCGCTGAATCCGGTGCTGCGTGTCGGTACCCAGGTGGCCGAGGCGGTGCGGGTTCATGAAGGCATGGAACGCGCTCGAGTGCCCGAGCGGGTTGTCGAGTTGCTGCGCGCGGTCGGCATTCCAGACCCGGAGCGGCGCGCCGAGGAGTATCCGCATCAGCTCTCCGGCGGCATGAAGCAGCGGGTGATGATTGCCATGGCGCTGGCGGGCGATCCGCGATTGTTGATCGCCGACGAGCCGACCACGGCGCTGGATGTCACCATTCAGGCGCAGGTATTGCAGTTGCTCAAGGGCCTGCAACGCGACACTGGCATGGCGGTGCTCTTGATTACCCATGACTTGGGCGTGGTGGCCGAGACCGCTGACCGCCTGGCGGTCATGTACGCCGGGCAGATTGTCGAGCAGGCCAGCTGTACCGCCTTCTTTGCCGCGCCGGCGCATCCCTACAGCCGCAAGCTGCTCGAAAGCTTGCCGACGGCAGCCAAGCGCGGCGATGCGCTGGCGATGATTCCCGGTCGGGTGCCGCCACTCGATCAGCCCTTCAGCGGCTGTCGCTTCGCGCCGCGTTGCGAGCTGGCCCTTGAGTCTTGCGCGACAACCTTGCCTGATTGGCATCAGGCCGGTTTGGATCATCGGGTACGCTGTCTGCTGTGGCGCGAGGGTCAGCCGGCCTTTTCGCTTGCTCCCGCGGCGGCGGTGGAGCTTGGCGAGACCAGCACGCCTGCCCCGGTGGCCCCGGTGGCCCCGGTGGCCAAGCATGCACCGCTGAAAGGAACCGGGCAACCGCTGCTGCATGCCAAGGGGCTTCAGGTCTGGTTCCCGATTCGCCGTGGCCTGTTCAAGCGGGTGGTCGGCCATGTGCGCGCGGTGGATGGCGTGGATCTTGCGCTGAAGGCCGGCGAGACCCTGGCGCTGGTCGGCGAGTCCGGCTGCGGCAAGACCACGGTCGGCAAGGGGCTGTTGCGACTGGAACGGCCCACGGGCGGGCAGGTGCTCTATCAGGATGAGGATCTCGCCACCCTGGCATCAGGGCGCATGCGCAGGCTGCGCAAGGATCTGCAGATCATCTTCCAGGATCCCTTCGCGTCCATGAATCCGCGCATGCTGATTGGTGATATTGTCGGCGAAGGCTTGCAGGCACTGGGCATGGAGCCATCAGCGGCACGGCGGCGCGAACGGGTGGCGGTGCTGCTCGAGCGCGTCGGCATCGGCGCCGAGGCCATGACGCGTTATCCGCATGAGTTCTCCGGTGGTCAACGCCAGCGCATCTGCATCGCCCGGGCGTTGGCGGTGGAGCCCAAAGTCATCGTCTGTGACGAGCCAACCAGCGCGCTGGATGTGTCCGTTCAGGCGCAGATTCTCAATCTTCTCAAGTCCCTGCAGCAGGATTTTGGTATCGCCTATCTGTTCATCACCCACAATATCGCGGTGGTGTCCTACTTGGCGCAACAGGTCGCGGTCATGTACCTCGGGCGCATTGTCGAGCAGGGGCCGGCCGAGGCCGTTCTGGGAGATCCCCGTCATCCCTACACGCGCGCGCTGCTGTCCGCCGTGCCGAGCATTGATCAGGACAGCGGCCGCGAGGTCATTCGGCTGAGCGGCGATATGCCATCGCCTACCAAGCCGCCGTCGGGCTGTCATTTTCACCCGCGCTGTCCACAGGCGCGGCCCGAGTGCGCATGCGCCTATCCTGATGCCGTGCCGCTCGGCGCTGGGCGCCAGGCGCGCTGTCTGCCGGAGATTGTGACTGACAGCGCGCCCAGGCTCTAG
- a CDS encoding HAD-IIB family hydrolase, with protein sequence MNAEVPSRYIVLLSVHGLFRGHNLELGRDADTGGQILYVIELARALAKRPDVAQVDLLTRLVDDSHVSSDYAEPIESIGEGARIVRIEAGPAEYLPKEQLWDHLDTFADNALNFLRESERLPCLIHSHYADAGYVGVRLSAQLGVPLVHTGHSLGRVKRRRLLASGVKQDVIDTRYNMTRRINAEEETLGAASLVITSTTQEIEEQYGLYDHYQPERMRVIPPGTDLERFRPPDGREQKAPIRQELSRFLREPNKPLILALSRPDERKNIATLVEAYGESLELQKTANLVIIAGNRDDLRDMDSGAQQVLTDILLLIDLYDLYGRVAYPKHHSADDVPLLYQIAAASRGVFINPALTEPFGLTLIEAAASGLPIVATEDGGPIDIIGHCKNGILVDPLDKQDITKALLKVLCDASGWRKLAQNGLAGVRKHYAWSAHAESYMEALEPLLEKVQPPPQAPLSRRRILYHDRAIFTDLDQNLLGDPDSLADFIRILRENRKCATFGIATGRRLDSALAIMRRYGIPRPDVLITALGTEIYYAPQLTADGSWTRHIDYLWYPRRVRDLLIELPGVKPQQKSEQSRFKVSFFYDAEHAPTLEEIGSLLHQADLNVHVNLSFGQFLDVVPARASKGLALRYVADQWGIPLEHCLCAGGSGADEDMMRGNTLAVVVANRHNEELSKLIDTESIYFAQEPFAAGILEAIDHYDFFAACQVPPAAESPVEPTSRSEFSPDLSSDASAGSDVDKEDAPPGES encoded by the coding sequence ATGAATGCCGAAGTGCCATCCCGCTACATTGTTTTACTAAGTGTGCACGGTCTGTTTCGCGGTCACAATTTGGAGTTGGGCCGTGATGCCGATACTGGCGGCCAGATTCTGTACGTTATCGAGTTGGCTCGCGCCTTGGCCAAGCGCCCGGATGTGGCCCAAGTGGACCTGCTGACCCGTCTTGTTGATGACTCCCATGTCAGCTCCGACTATGCCGAGCCCATCGAGTCCATCGGCGAGGGTGCGCGCATTGTGCGTATCGAGGCCGGCCCGGCCGAGTACCTGCCCAAGGAGCAGCTGTGGGATCACCTCGATACTTTTGCCGATAATGCCCTGAATTTTCTGCGTGAATCCGAACGTCTTCCTTGTTTGATCCACTCCCATTATGCCGATGCTGGCTATGTGGGCGTGCGCCTCTCGGCCCAGCTTGGCGTGCCCCTGGTGCATACCGGGCACTCGCTCGGGCGGGTGAAGCGCCGCCGGCTGCTGGCCTCGGGTGTCAAGCAGGATGTGATCGATACCCGCTACAACATGACCCGGCGCATCAATGCCGAGGAAGAAACCCTGGGCGCCGCTAGCCTGGTAATTACCAGCACGACCCAGGAGATCGAGGAACAATACGGGCTCTATGATCACTACCAGCCCGAGCGTATGCGGGTGATTCCGCCTGGGACTGATCTGGAGCGCTTCCGCCCGCCCGATGGGCGCGAGCAAAAAGCGCCGATTCGCCAGGAGCTGTCGCGCTTTCTGCGTGAACCAAACAAGCCGCTGATTCTCGCCCTGTCGCGTCCCGATGAGCGCAAGAACATTGCCACTCTGGTCGAGGCCTATGGCGAGTCGCTAGAGCTGCAAAAAACAGCCAATCTGGTCATCATCGCCGGCAATCGCGACGATCTGCGCGACATGGACAGCGGTGCCCAGCAGGTGCTGACCGACATTCTGCTATTGATTGACCTGTATGATCTGTATGGGCGGGTGGCTTATCCCAAGCACCACAGCGCCGATGATGTGCCCTTGCTCTATCAGATTGCCGCTGCTTCGCGCGGGGTGTTCATCAATCCAGCGCTAACCGAACCCTTCGGCTTGACCCTGATTGAGGCCGCCGCCAGCGGTCTGCCCATTGTCGCCACCGAGGACGGTGGGCCAATTGATATCATTGGCCACTGCAAAAATGGGATTTTGGTCGACCCGCTCGACAAGCAGGACATCACCAAGGCGCTGCTCAAGGTGCTCTGCGACGCCAGCGGCTGGCGCAAACTCGCGCAAAACGGCCTGGCTGGCGTGCGCAAGCACTATGCCTGGAGCGCCCATGCCGAGAGCTATATGGAGGCCCTGGAGCCGCTACTGGAGAAAGTCCAGCCTCCACCCCAGGCACCTCTGTCGCGCCGGCGGATTCTCTACCACGACCGGGCAATTTTCACTGATCTTGACCAAAATCTGCTCGGCGATCCGGATTCGCTGGCCGATTTCATCCGCATTCTGCGCGAGAACCGCAAGTGCGCCACCTTCGGCATCGCCACCGGCCGGCGGCTCGACTCGGCCCTGGCCATCATGCGTCGCTACGGCATTCCGCGCCCCGATGTGCTCATCACCGCGCTGGGGACCGAGATTTACTACGCGCCGCAGCTGACCGCCGATGGCTCCTGGACGCGCCATATTGATTATCTCTGGTACCCGCGTCGGGTGCGCGACTTGCTCATCGAACTGCCGGGCGTCAAGCCGCAGCAGAAATCCGAGCAAAGTCGCTTCAAGGTGAGTTTTTTCTACGATGCCGAACACGCGCCAACCTTGGAAGAGATCGGCAGCCTGCTGCACCAGGCGGACCTGAACGTGCATGTCAATCTGTCCTTCGGTCAGTTCCTCGATGTGGTCCCGGCGCGTGCCTCCAAGGGCCTGGCGCTGCGCTATGTGGCGGACCAGTGGGGTATTCCGCTCGAGCATTGCTTGTGCGCCGGTGGCTCGGGCGCCGACGAGGACATGATGCGCGGCAACACCCTGGCCGTGGTGGTAGCCAATCGCCACAACGAGGAGCTGTCCAAGCTGATCGACACCGAAAGCATCTATTTTGCCCAGGAACCCTTCGCGGCGGGCATTCTCGAGGCCATCGATCACTACGACTTCTTCGCCGCCTGCCAGGTGCCGCCGGCCGCCGAGAGTCCGGTAGAGCCCACCTCTAGGTCGGAGTTCTCGCCGGATCTCTCATCAGACGCGTCAGCAGGGAGCGATGTTGACAAGGAGGATGCGCCACCAGGGGAGTCCTGA
- a CDS encoding sodium:solute symporter family transporter produces MDSINLSQISLTATDLGVIAGYFVLVAVIGVLVARRTHDDQDLFLAGRRLHWVPVGLSLFASNISSTTLIGLAGAAYTWGLAVANYEWMAAPILVLMALVFIPLYLNARIGTVPEWLEHRFDRRARRYFSVLTLLANILVDTAGTLFAGALVLASLVPGLDLFSAALLLAAIAASYTAAGGLAAVVYTDMLQAILLIIGACLVTWLGFAELGFDWGALVAATPPERLHLFLPLDDPNLPWLGTLIGVPVLGFYFWCTNQFIVQRVLGARTIAHARAGALLAGLLKLPVLFIMVLPGVMAIQILPGLEHGDQVFPALIAELLPVGLTGLILAALVAALMSSVDSTLNAAATLLTLDFIKPAWPSLGPRRTAWIGRAAIVFFMLLAAVIAPLIGHFEGLFHYLQTALSYLVPPVVAVFLLGAFVGRAGPRSALATLLGGHLISAVLFVLWLLGCMSLHFTLVAGLLFFVSAGIFLITSWRWPVSAIQRSSALWSPALSKPEPGMRWWWDYRLYGMLLLMLTLALVWNFH; encoded by the coding sequence ATGGATAGCATCAATCTGAGCCAGATCTCCCTGACGGCGACCGACCTTGGCGTTATCGCTGGCTACTTTGTGCTGGTGGCTGTGATAGGCGTGTTGGTCGCGCGCCGGACCCATGACGATCAGGATCTGTTCCTGGCCGGCCGCCGGCTGCACTGGGTGCCGGTGGGGCTGTCGCTTTTTGCGTCCAACATCTCCTCCACCACCCTGATCGGCCTGGCCGGCGCGGCCTACACCTGGGGTTTGGCGGTGGCCAATTACGAATGGATGGCCGCGCCCATTTTGGTGCTCATGGCGCTGGTGTTCATTCCGCTTTATCTCAATGCCCGCATTGGCACTGTGCCCGAGTGGCTGGAGCACCGCTTCGATCGGCGCGCGCGGCGTTACTTCTCGGTCCTCACGCTGCTGGCCAACATTCTGGTCGACACCGCCGGCACCCTCTTTGCCGGTGCACTGGTGTTGGCCAGCCTGGTCCCGGGGCTGGATCTCTTCTCCGCCGCGCTGCTGCTGGCGGCCATTGCCGCGAGCTACACCGCCGCCGGTGGTCTGGCGGCCGTGGTCTACACCGATATGCTCCAGGCCATCCTGCTCATCATTGGTGCTTGCCTGGTCACCTGGCTCGGTTTTGCCGAGCTGGGCTTTGACTGGGGCGCCCTGGTCGCGGCCACGCCACCAGAGCGCCTGCACCTCTTCTTGCCGCTGGATGATCCCAATCTGCCCTGGCTCGGTACCCTGATTGGCGTGCCCGTGCTGGGGTTTTACTTTTGGTGCACCAATCAGTTCATCGTGCAGCGGGTGTTGGGCGCGCGCACCATCGCCCATGCTCGCGCTGGCGCCCTGCTGGCCGGGCTGCTTAAGCTGCCGGTGTTGTTCATCATGGTGCTGCCGGGGGTGATGGCCATTCAGATCCTGCCGGGGCTCGAACATGGCGATCAGGTCTTTCCGGCGCTGATCGCCGAGTTGCTGCCGGTGGGCCTGACCGGGTTGATCCTGGCGGCGCTGGTCGCGGCCCTGATGTCGAGTGTCGATTCCACCCTGAACGCTGCCGCCACCTTGCTGACGCTTGATTTCATCAAGCCCGCCTGGCCAAGCCTCGGCCCTAGGCGCACCGCCTGGATTGGCCGCGCCGCCATCGTGTTTTTCATGCTGCTCGCGGCTGTCATCGCCCCCTTGATCGGCCATTTCGAGGGGCTTTTCCATTATCTACAAACGGCGTTGTCCTATCTGGTGCCGCCGGTGGTGGCCGTGTTTCTGCTGGGGGCCTTTGTTGGTCGCGCCGGGCCGCGCAGCGCCCTGGCCACCCTGCTCGGCGGGCATCTGATCTCGGCGGTGCTCTTTGTGCTTTGGCTGCTCGGGTGCATGTCGCTGCATTTCACCCTGGTCGCTGGCTTGCTGTTTTTTGTCAGTGCCGGGATTTTTCTCATCACCAGTTGGCGCTGGCCCGTCAGTGCGATTCAGCGCTCGTCAGCACTCTGGTCGCCAGCGCTGTCCAAACCCGAGCCAGGGATGCGCTGGTGGTGGGATTATCGCCTGTACGGCATGTTGCTGCTGATGCTGACTTTGGCCTTGGTGTGGAATTTTCACTGA
- a CDS encoding PD-(D/E)XK nuclease family transposase translates to MSDGEKYGLPRPTYSIWLLGEDLLPKRAEWMHEFRLRDSLGRLLLAHGGIWLLELNKFHADTIQTERDRWLKFLKDGNQLDADALPPWMQTPGCRSGR, encoded by the coding sequence TTGAGTGATGGCGAGAAATACGGCCTCCCGCGGCCAACCTATAGCATCTGGCTGCTCGGGGAGGATCTCCTTCCCAAGCGCGCCGAGTGGATGCATGAGTTTCGCCTGCGCGACAGCCTCGGCCGCCTGCTGCTCGCTCACGGCGGCATCTGGCTGCTGGAATTGAACAAATTCCATGCCGATACCATCCAAACCGAACGGGACCGCTGGCTAAAATTCCTCAAGGACGGCAATCAGCTCGATGCCGACGCCTTGCCGCCCTGGATGCAGACCCCTGGATGCCGATCAGGGAGATGA
- a CDS encoding PIN domain-containing protein — protein MIAAIAKVRGLRVVTRNLADFAPFGVDLLNPFEFRANTGTTGDASRGENPK, from the coding sequence ATGATTGCCGCCATCGCCAAGGTGCGCGGTCTCAGAGTCGTAACGCGCAACCTCGCTGATTTCGCTCCATTCGGCGTTGATCTTCTCAATCCCTTCGAATTCCGCGCGAACACGGGCACCACGGGCGATGCGAGCCGCGGCGAAAATCCAAAATGA
- a CDS encoding type II toxin-antitoxin system Phd/YefM family antitoxin, with translation MSTWPVQDAKARFSEFLDACVSEGPQVVTRRSTETAVLLPIAEWRRLQVAARPSLKQLLLSDSARTDQLVPNRRQARRSQVAALG, from the coding sequence ATGTCGACTTGGCCCGTTCAGGATGCGAAGGCCCGCTTCAGCGAGTTCCTCGATGCATGCGTGAGCGAAGGGCCGCAGGTAGTGACCCGACGCAGTACTGAAACAGCCGTGCTGCTTCCCATCGCGGAGTGGCGCCGGCTTCAGGTCGCGGCTCGCCCCTCCCTCAAGCAATTGTTGCTCAGCGATTCGGCCCGCACGGATCAGCTCGTGCCCAATCGCCGCCAGGCCCGGCGCAGCCAGGTCGCCGCGCTCGGGTAA
- the nadA gene encoding quinolinate synthase NadA, which translates to MTPNTTPPSQHQTTHSPGPPRGPAITVPAHPQWPVLEASEKAELIAHIRTLMAREKAVLVAHYYTDGDLQALAEDSGGLVADSLEMARFGTETSAETLIVCGVRFMGETAKILNPEKRVLMPSLAATCSLDEGCPADAFSAFCDAHPERQVVVYANTSAAVKARSDWVVTSSIALPIIKHLHAQGEKILWAPDKHLGHYVQRVTGADMLLWDGACVVHEEFKGFALERMRRLHPDAAVLVHPESPDEVVNQADVIGSTTQLIRAVVDRPEQEFIVATDAGIFWKMQQLAPGKKLIPAPTAGEGATCESCAHCPWMAMNALQNLAQVLERGDQDIQIPEDIRVRAVQPIQRMLEFARERGIGGSARSDN; encoded by the coding sequence ATGACGCCAAACACCACCCCCCCATCCCAACACCAAACCACTCACAGCCCAGGCCCGCCGCGCGGCCCCGCCATCACAGTGCCCGCGCATCCCCAATGGCCGGTGCTGGAAGCAAGCGAAAAAGCCGAGCTAATCGCGCACATTCGCACCCTGATGGCGCGGGAAAAGGCCGTACTGGTCGCCCATTACTACACCGACGGCGATTTACAGGCACTGGCCGAGGACAGCGGCGGACTGGTGGCGGACTCCCTGGAAATGGCCCGCTTTGGCACTGAGACCAGCGCCGAGACACTCATCGTCTGCGGTGTGCGCTTCATGGGCGAGACGGCCAAGATTCTCAACCCGGAAAAGCGCGTGCTGATGCCCAGTCTTGCCGCCACCTGCTCGCTCGACGAGGGCTGCCCAGCCGATGCCTTCAGCGCATTCTGCGACGCCCACCCGGAGCGTCAGGTGGTGGTTTATGCCAACACCAGCGCGGCGGTCAAAGCCAGATCCGACTGGGTGGTGACCTCCAGTATCGCCCTGCCGATCATCAAGCATCTGCATGCCCAAGGCGAAAAGATCCTCTGGGCACCGGACAAACACCTCGGCCACTATGTGCAGCGCGTCACCGGCGCCGATATGCTGCTATGGGACGGCGCCTGCGTGGTGCATGAGGAGTTCAAAGGTTTCGCGCTCGAGCGCATGCGCCGCCTGCACCCAGACGCCGCCGTGCTGGTGCATCCGGAATCACCCGATGAAGTGGTCAACCAGGCCGATGTGATCGGCTCCACCACTCAGCTCATCCGCGCCGTGGTGGACAGACCAGAGCAGGAATTCATCGTCGCCACCGATGCCGGCATTTTTTGGAAAATGCAGCAACTCGCCCCCGGCAAAAAGCTCATCCCCGCTCCCACCGCCGGCGAGGGCGCCACCTGCGAGAGTTGCGCCCACTGCCCCTGGATGGCCATGAACGCACTGCAAAATCTGGCACAGGTGCTGGAACGCGGTGATCAGGACATCCAAATTCCGGAAGACATCCGGGTGCGCGCCGTCCAACCCATTCAGCGCATGCTGGAATTTGCGCGCGAACGGGGGATCGGTGGTTCCGCCAGATCCGACAATTGA